In one window of Armatimonadia bacterium DNA:
- a CDS encoding acetylxylan esterase: protein MPSRVLMVSLCLGTLPLCGVMPAGAQANLVPNPGFELADGDAPAFWEMRTPTDEVRELSWSAEVAHSGRHSMCIRNNAAVISRWRTGYLGDLVIKPGSRCELSGWVKSAALEGVAHLRLYFMSPSGEILAQPDSERVSGDSDWTRVTLTTTAPAVPSYSMVYLEMNGRGTAWYDDLVLSAERGGEVLGGERKAPVCGPEDFWELKGFERTRRGDAYCLQLPPEVTEGTALLYFTGDTGRYDVKVAYLDEPDGAATISASLNGKELGSKTLNEVTEGTADVRKEWTLKGVDLQRNSKLVLRGKADVGEYCRLLSVSFAPAGGFSGVLLGADQLPPPPSLLVYQGASEVAAGRSMVAAFLDKYATGPRNAEREAQLAALKTPADWLAYQKGLRARLAEYLGPFPARTPLNPRVVGTVEREGYAIEKVIYESCPGYFVTANFYRPKGRTFPVPGVIFVCGHSNEGKGWVLYHETCLGLVQKGYAVLAIDPQGQGERSEYFEPETLKNLVGTTVPQHHQLLRPSFLVGQTLGGYRTWDAIRGVDYLVSRPEVNAEQLAAVGNSGGGQMALLVTAADERIKVCAAAHPGGSCENTYLNGISLRDKEVLSLIAPRPCRFIVGKDSGETHHVPRAADMQRFYVGMGYGTDRCEVKWVDGIHDMKQPKREAAYEWLNHWLGKEAEGTAEAKLEPLTAQELWCTESGFAVKSLGGATGQALNQRRLAEIAPHRVAPASASEAQRQAEALRKAVLARLGLHVAANRPAPEVRVLREVTGSGFTAQMLTLQAEPGINLPAVLLQPQSPRPGAPVVIHAAERGKPTRYDLPSLPLSLCRAGYVVLSVDVRDEGESDPMAGQYPASAAGYVPTQWSKDTRSITAYGCLGRTMIGMQAYDVLRACDYLRTRPDLGGRKTVLVGEGLGGVWALLAGALDSTVSQVVTLHTLCSLRQLIENPYHEVYDYFWMPSALADFDLPELAALVAPRRALWIDPVEAMNRPVTAKDFGRYAGWSQEMATALGGSLECVATGEGTLDQTSAEVLRALQTR, encoded by the coding sequence ATGCCGTCACGAGTGCTGATGGTCTCGCTGTGTCTCGGGACACTGCCCCTTTGTGGTGTCATGCCCGCTGGAGCCCAGGCGAACCTGGTGCCGAACCCGGGCTTCGAACTGGCCGATGGGGACGCCCCTGCCTTCTGGGAGATGCGCACGCCGACCGACGAGGTGCGCGAACTGAGCTGGTCGGCTGAGGTGGCCCACAGCGGACGACACTCGATGTGCATCCGCAACAACGCCGCCGTGATCAGCCGGTGGCGCACGGGCTACCTTGGCGATCTGGTGATCAAGCCTGGGTCCCGGTGCGAACTGAGCGGTTGGGTGAAGAGCGCAGCACTGGAGGGCGTGGCTCACCTGCGGCTGTACTTCATGAGCCCGAGCGGGGAGATCCTGGCGCAGCCCGACTCGGAACGAGTGTCCGGCGATAGTGATTGGACGCGAGTGACCCTCACGACGACGGCACCCGCGGTGCCCAGCTACTCAATGGTATACCTGGAGATGAACGGTCGCGGGACTGCCTGGTATGACGACCTGGTGCTGAGCGCTGAGAGGGGTGGCGAGGTGCTCGGTGGCGAGAGGAAGGCTCCGGTCTGCGGGCCGGAGGACTTCTGGGAACTGAAGGGATTCGAGCGTACCCGGCGCGGTGACGCCTACTGCCTGCAACTGCCGCCGGAGGTGACAGAGGGCACGGCGCTGCTGTACTTCACGGGAGACACGGGGCGCTATGATGTCAAGGTGGCGTACTTGGATGAGCCCGACGGAGCGGCGACGATCTCGGCGAGTCTCAACGGTAAGGAACTGGGCTCGAAGACACTGAACGAAGTGACCGAGGGCACCGCCGACGTGCGCAAGGAGTGGACGCTCAAGGGCGTCGACCTCCAGCGCAACAGCAAGCTGGTGCTCAGGGGGAAGGCGGACGTGGGCGAGTATTGCCGCCTGCTGAGTGTGAGCTTTGCGCCGGCCGGGGGATTCTCCGGAGTGCTGCTTGGTGCCGACCAGCTTCCTCCGCCCCCTTCCCTACTGGTCTATCAGGGCGCCTCGGAAGTGGCTGCCGGGCGCTCGATGGTCGCGGCCTTCCTGGACAAGTACGCAACCGGTCCGCGGAATGCAGAGCGAGAGGCGCAGTTGGCGGCGCTGAAGACGCCAGCCGACTGGCTCGCCTATCAGAAGGGCCTGCGGGCCCGTCTCGCGGAGTATCTGGGACCCTTCCCGGCACGGACGCCGCTGAACCCGCGAGTGGTCGGGACGGTTGAACGCGAAGGGTATGCGATCGAGAAGGTGATCTACGAAAGCTGCCCGGGGTACTTCGTGACCGCCAACTTCTACCGGCCCAAGGGGCGAACGTTTCCGGTTCCCGGCGTGATCTTCGTCTGCGGACACTCGAACGAGGGCAAGGGATGGGTGCTGTATCACGAGACCTGCCTGGGGCTGGTGCAGAAGGGCTATGCGGTGCTTGCCATCGACCCGCAGGGACAGGGCGAGCGCTCAGAGTACTTCGAGCCGGAGACCCTGAAGAACCTGGTCGGCACTACCGTTCCGCAGCACCATCAGTTGCTGCGTCCTTCCTTCCTCGTGGGCCAGACGCTGGGCGGCTATCGCACCTGGGACGCGATTCGCGGTGTCGACTATCTGGTCTCGCGTCCTGAAGTCAACGCGGAGCAACTCGCGGCCGTCGGCAACTCCGGTGGCGGGCAGATGGCCCTGTTGGTGACGGCAGCGGACGAGCGGATCAAGGTGTGCGCTGCCGCCCATCCCGGCGGTAGCTGTGAGAACACCTACCTCAACGGGATCTCGCTCCGCGACAAGGAAGTGCTGAGCCTCATCGCGCCGCGACCGTGCCGGTTCATCGTAGGCAAGGACTCGGGAGAGACGCATCACGTGCCACGGGCGGCCGACATGCAGCGGTTCTACGTGGGGATGGGCTACGGGACCGACCGGTGCGAGGTGAAGTGGGTCGACGGAATCCACGACATGAAGCAACCCAAGCGTGAGGCTGCCTACGAGTGGCTGAACCACTGGCTGGGGAAGGAAGCTGAGGGGACGGCGGAGGCGAAGCTGGAACCGCTGACGGCCCAGGAGCTGTGGTGTACGGAGAGCGGGTTCGCGGTGAAGTCGCTGGGCGGAGCGACCGGACAAGCGCTGAACCAGCGGCGGCTGGCGGAGATTGCACCGCACCGCGTGGCACCTGCTTCGGCGTCGGAGGCGCAGAGACAGGCAGAGGCGCTGCGGAAGGCCGTTCTTGCGCGACTAGGGCTGCACGTGGCGGCGAATCGCCCGGCACCGGAAGTGCGTGTCCTGCGTGAGGTGACCGGGTCGGGGTTCACAGCCCAGATGCTCACCCTCCAGGCGGAGCCCGGGATCAACCTTCCGGCGGTGCTGCTGCAGCCGCAGTCACCTCGCCCCGGCGCGCCGGTGGTCATTCATGCGGCAGAGCGCGGGAAACCAACACGGTACGATCTGCCCTCGCTGCCGCTGAGCTTGTGTCGGGCGGGGTATGTGGTGCTGTCGGTGGATGTCCGCGACGAAGGCGAAAGCGATCCGATGGCCGGTCAGTATCCGGCGAGTGCGGCTGGGTACGTGCCGACGCAGTGGAGCAAGGACACTCGATCCATCACGGCCTACGGCTGCCTGGGACGCACCATGATCGGGATGCAGGCCTACGACGTTCTGCGCGCCTGTGACTACCTGCGGACGCGGCCTGATCTTGGCGGCCGCAAGACAGTGCTGGTCGGCGAAGGACTGGGCGGAGTGTGGGCGTTGCTGGCCGGTGCGCTGGACTCGACGGTATCGCAGGTGGTCACGCTGCATACGCTGTGCTCGCTGCGGCAGCTCATCGAGAACCCGTACCATGAGGTATACGACTACTTCTGGATGCCCTCGGCCTTGGCCGACTTCGACCTTCCGGAGCTGGCGGCGCTGGTTGCGCCACGACGCGCCCTGTGGATCGACCCGGTGGAGGCGATGAACAGGCCGGTGACGGCCAAAGACTTCGGGCGGTACGCGGGATGGTCGCAGGAGATGGCGACCGCGCTGGGCGGGTCGCTGGAGTGTGTGGCGACTGGCGAGGGAACTCTCGACCAGACCTCGGCGGAAGTGTTGCGGGCGCTGCAGACGCGCTGA
- a CDS encoding uroporphyrinogen decarboxylase family protein, with translation MSRQIALDCINLKPTPRFGHTEYSLGYHKDYLRRKTGLDPADPAAMLELEKLWGFDFSFGTNDGLHGNWLALGRATDMGHAEYAADGSDLRQPKECPFRTPEEVWAFDPIAEYGLPDFSEQVATYEKQIQGARETRPDQLVTGGYYKTIISGAIQAFGWDMLLLAASEPAKLEGVLDRLFRFTEHHMKAWAQTSAEVIIQHDDFVWTSGAFMHPSIYRSVILPRYGELWKPLKAAGKKILFCSDGNFTEFAEDIADLGVDGFIFEPCNDFGWMVDHFGDRCCLVGSYVDCRDLAFRPWETVKDSLDRTFEAARGCKGLILAVGNHLPPNIPGEMMDRYIDYLLAHWQR, from the coding sequence ATGAGCCGGCAGATTGCCCTTGACTGCATCAACCTCAAGCCCACGCCACGCTTCGGTCATACCGAGTACAGCCTGGGCTACCACAAGGACTACCTGCGCCGGAAGACAGGTCTCGATCCCGCCGATCCGGCAGCGATGCTCGAGCTTGAGAAGCTCTGGGGCTTCGACTTCTCCTTCGGCACGAACGACGGTCTCCACGGTAACTGGCTGGCCCTCGGTCGCGCCACCGACATGGGCCATGCCGAGTACGCCGCCGATGGCAGTGACCTGCGCCAGCCCAAGGAGTGCCCCTTCAGGACACCGGAGGAGGTCTGGGCCTTCGATCCCATCGCCGAGTATGGCCTGCCCGACTTCTCCGAGCAGGTGGCCACCTACGAAAAGCAGATCCAGGGCGCACGCGAGACTCGCCCCGACCAACTGGTGACGGGCGGCTACTACAAGACCATCATCTCCGGCGCGATCCAGGCCTTCGGCTGGGACATGCTGCTTCTGGCCGCCTCTGAGCCCGCGAAGCTGGAAGGCGTCCTCGACCGCCTCTTCCGCTTCACCGAGCACCACATGAAGGCCTGGGCCCAGACCAGCGCCGAAGTCATCATCCAACATGACGACTTCGTCTGGACCAGCGGCGCCTTCATGCATCCCAGCATCTACAGGTCGGTCATCCTGCCACGCTACGGCGAGTTGTGGAAGCCACTCAAGGCTGCCGGCAAGAAGATACTGTTCTGCTCCGACGGCAACTTCACGGAGTTCGCCGAGGACATCGCGGACCTGGGCGTGGATGGCTTCATCTTCGAGCCCTGTAACGACTTCGGCTGGATGGTCGACCACTTCGGAGACCGCTGCTGCCTGGTGGGGAGCTACGTGGACTGCCGGGACCTGGCCTTCCGCCCCTGGGAGACGGTGAAGGACAGCCTCGACAGGACCTTCGAGGCCGCCAGAGGCTGCAAGGGGCTGATCCTTGCCGTCGGCAATCACCTGCCGCCCAACATCCCCGGCGAGATGATGGATCGGTACATCGACTACCTCCTGGCCCACTGGCAGCGATAG
- a CDS encoding uroporphyrinogen decarboxylase family protein: MTNRERYVNCVTFRPVDRVPNHELGIWGQTYDRWLTEGMPPEAIREAWFDGIEYFGLDRREFLNINLGMIPAFDHEMIEETDRYVIARNGQGIVTKALKEGTAHGTRMSMDQYLRFPVETPEDFAALRKRYEASNPLRYPTYWDSRVKCWNAREHTMCLGVNTCVGLYSNLRRWMGTENLSLAFYDQPELVHEMVEFVADFTMQTVQRAVEDVDIDYFNYFEDFACKSGPLLSPAIFRKFFMPHYKRMNEFFRAHGITIIALDSDGNTEPLIPLLIECGVTLHWPCEIASGMEPQKLRKEYGHDLALSGGIDKREIAKGPEAAEREVLRKVPELTADGGYIPTLDHTFPPDISYDSFLHYLEIKQKCLEG; encoded by the coding sequence GTGACCAATCGCGAGCGCTACGTGAACTGCGTGACCTTCCGTCCCGTGGACCGAGTCCCGAACCACGAACTTGGGATCTGGGGCCAGACCTATGACCGCTGGCTGACCGAGGGCATGCCTCCGGAGGCGATTCGTGAAGCCTGGTTCGACGGGATCGAGTACTTCGGCCTCGACCGGCGCGAGTTCCTCAACATCAACCTGGGGATGATCCCGGCCTTCGACCACGAGATGATCGAGGAGACCGACCGCTATGTGATCGCCCGAAATGGGCAGGGCATCGTGACCAAGGCACTCAAGGAAGGCACGGCGCACGGGACGCGCATGTCCATGGACCAGTACCTGCGCTTCCCGGTGGAGACCCCGGAAGACTTCGCCGCCCTCAGGAAGCGCTACGAGGCAAGCAACCCGCTGCGCTACCCAACCTACTGGGACAGCCGGGTGAAGTGCTGGAACGCCCGCGAGCACACAATGTGCCTGGGCGTGAATACCTGTGTGGGCCTGTATTCGAACCTGCGGCGCTGGATGGGCACAGAGAACCTCTCGCTGGCCTTCTACGACCAGCCGGAGCTGGTGCACGAGATGGTGGAGTTCGTCGCCGACTTCACGATGCAGACCGTGCAGCGGGCCGTCGAGGACGTGGACATCGACTACTTCAACTACTTCGAGGATTTCGCGTGCAAGTCGGGGCCGCTGCTCTCGCCGGCGATCTTCCGCAAGTTCTTCATGCCGCACTACAAGCGCATGAACGAGTTCTTCCGAGCCCACGGGATCACCATCATCGCGCTGGACTCGGACGGGAACACGGAGCCGCTGATACCGCTGCTGATTGAGTGTGGGGTGACGCTGCACTGGCCCTGCGAGATTGCCTCGGGGATGGAGCCGCAGAAGCTGCGCAAGGAGTATGGTCATGACCTCGCGCTCTCCGGCGGCATCGACAAGCGAGAGATCGCGAAGGGCCCGGAGGCGGCTGAACGCGAGGTCCTCCGCAAGGTCCCTGAGTTGACTGCGGACGGCGGCTACATCCCGACGCTGGACCACACCTTCCCGCCGGACATCTCGTACGACAGCTTCCTGCACTACCTGGAGATCAAGCAGAAGTGCCTGGAGGGCTAA
- a CDS encoding DUF6785 family protein: protein MVPGSAVESRGTEHKGVAPVTWRAVTLGCVLVPLNVWFVVTGLYCGQSRPTTVSLIFNVVITIAVLALLNGTVRRLRPKWALSQGELVVIYAMLSLGSAVAGLDQIQTCAEVVAHPIWGATPENKWEDLFVTQMPKWLTVSDERALQAYFDSHRPMFETHYWRPWLRVAALWSGFSLTLIMVMTCLNTLFRKQWTDEAKLSFPIIQLPLEMTRARCALWTSGLFWIGFGVALFIDLLNGLHFLYPKVPHILGEMGSQYDLNTYVRNQPWRAIGWTPMRVFPFGVGLAFFIPLDLAFSSWFFYVLSKFQRVGATALGWGNLPKAPWIDEQMHAAYLALAVFCLWSSRKHLKDSLYAALGYRAYDDSGEPLPYSWALWGVIVGCVALLVFCLRAGMTLWPAVAFLVMYFLVSIAIARIRAELGSPVHDLHKIGPEAIITEVIGAGPLGVANLTMFSFFWSFNRAHRSHPMPHQLEAMKLADEVGLDQRQLTGALMLATVLGLAVGWLVMLNDGFAYGGRSGKGQEAFVRLQGWLTSPGETNWYAVAALAGGAIVTGFLAAMRSRFAWWSLHPVGFAVSGGWSMSLFAPSILVAWLAKAILLRYGGMSSFRPASRFFFGMILGEFLAGTWWGLYGIALHQPMYNFLP, encoded by the coding sequence ATGGTCCCCGGGAGCGCGGTAGAATCGCGCGGGACTGAGCACAAGGGAGTCGCACCGGTCACCTGGCGTGCAGTGACGCTGGGGTGTGTGTTGGTGCCGCTGAACGTGTGGTTCGTGGTGACCGGGCTCTACTGCGGGCAGAGCCGCCCGACCACGGTCAGCCTGATCTTCAACGTGGTCATCACGATTGCAGTGCTGGCGCTGCTCAACGGCACGGTGCGACGGCTCAGGCCGAAGTGGGCACTGAGTCAGGGCGAGCTCGTGGTGATCTACGCCATGCTCAGCCTTGGGTCGGCGGTCGCAGGACTGGACCAGATTCAGACCTGCGCCGAGGTCGTCGCGCACCCGATCTGGGGAGCCACGCCGGAGAACAAGTGGGAGGACCTGTTCGTCACCCAGATGCCCAAGTGGCTGACGGTGAGTGACGAGCGGGCGCTGCAGGCGTACTTCGACAGCCACCGGCCGATGTTCGAGACGCACTACTGGCGACCGTGGCTGCGAGTAGCGGCACTGTGGTCGGGCTTCAGCCTCACGCTCATCATGGTCATGACCTGCCTGAACACGCTGTTCCGGAAGCAGTGGACGGACGAGGCCAAGCTGAGCTTCCCGATCATCCAGCTTCCGCTGGAGATGACCCGGGCTCGCTGTGCGCTGTGGACGAGTGGGCTGTTCTGGATCGGGTTCGGGGTCGCCCTCTTCATTGACCTGCTGAACGGTCTGCACTTTCTGTACCCGAAGGTGCCGCACATCCTGGGTGAGATGGGGTCGCAGTACGACCTGAACACCTACGTGCGGAATCAGCCCTGGCGGGCGATCGGCTGGACGCCGATGCGCGTCTTCCCCTTCGGCGTCGGGCTGGCGTTCTTCATCCCACTGGACCTGGCCTTCAGCTCGTGGTTCTTCTACGTGCTCAGCAAGTTCCAGCGGGTCGGGGCCACTGCGCTCGGCTGGGGAAACCTGCCCAAGGCCCCGTGGATTGACGAGCAGATGCATGCCGCGTATCTCGCGCTCGCGGTATTCTGCCTGTGGTCGTCGCGCAAGCACCTGAAGGACTCGCTGTACGCGGCGCTCGGGTATCGGGCCTATGACGACAGCGGCGAGCCCCTTCCCTACTCCTGGGCGCTGTGGGGAGTGATCGTGGGCTGCGTCGCGTTGCTGGTGTTCTGCCTGCGTGCGGGGATGACGCTGTGGCCCGCGGTGGCCTTCCTGGTGATGTACTTTCTGGTCTCGATTGCGATTGCGCGGATTCGTGCCGAGCTGGGATCGCCGGTTCACGACCTGCACAAGATCGGCCCGGAGGCGATCATCACCGAGGTGATCGGCGCTGGACCGCTGGGCGTGGCAAACCTGACGATGTTCTCGTTCTTTTGGTCCTTCAACCGGGCGCACCGGAGTCATCCGATGCCGCACCAGTTGGAGGCGATGAAGCTGGCTGACGAGGTGGGGCTGGACCAGCGGCAACTCACCGGCGCTCTCATGCTGGCGACGGTGCTGGGGCTGGCCGTCGGCTGGCTGGTGATGCTCAACGACGGCTTCGCCTATGGAGGTCGTTCGGGGAAAGGTCAGGAAGCCTTCGTGCGGCTCCAGGGATGGCTGACGAGCCCCGGTGAGACGAACTGGTATGCTGTGGCTGCCCTGGCCGGCGGGGCGATCGTGACGGGGTTCCTGGCGGCCATGAGGTCGCGCTTCGCCTGGTGGTCGCTGCATCCCGTGGGCTTCGCGGTCTCGGGTGGCTGGTCAATGTCGCTGTTCGCGCCGTCGATTCTGGTGGCGTGGTTGGCGAAGGCGATCCTCCTTCGCTACGGCGGGATGTCCTCCTTCCGCCCGGCGTCGCGGTTCTTCTTCGGGATGATTCTGGGCGAGTTCCTGGCCGGCACTTGGTGGGGCCTGTACGGGATTGCGCTGCACCAGCCGATGTACAACTTCCTTCCCTGA
- a CDS encoding uroporphyrinogen decarboxylase family protein has translation MTVRERFKAVMNFEPFDRLPVVEWAVWWNQTIDRWHTEQLPAEVVDRYDICRHFGLDLYLQGGFPIRGKGCPAPASHGAGILTNAEEYEQVLPFLYPEGVVNHGMWEQWAQMQAKGDAVLWFTLEGFFWYPRTLFGIERHLYAFFDQPELMRRMNQDLVEWQIRVVEELCEVCTPDFMTFAEDLSYNHGPMLSKAMFDEFILPYYQQIIPRLRERGIIPIIDSDGDVTVPAYWFEEAGLEGILPLERQAGVDVARLRSEHPRMRFIGHFDKMTMNKGEEAMRREFERLLPTASQGGYIVSCDHQTPPGVSYDQYQLYLRLFREYAEEAGQRSRQ, from the coding sequence ATGACCGTTCGCGAACGCTTCAAGGCTGTGATGAACTTCGAGCCCTTCGACCGGCTGCCCGTGGTCGAGTGGGCCGTCTGGTGGAACCAGACCATCGACCGCTGGCACACGGAGCAACTGCCGGCGGAGGTGGTGGACCGTTATGACATCTGTCGACACTTCGGGCTGGATCTGTACCTGCAAGGCGGGTTCCCGATTCGTGGCAAGGGCTGCCCTGCGCCTGCTTCACATGGAGCGGGAATCCTGACCAACGCAGAGGAGTACGAGCAGGTTCTGCCCTTCCTGTACCCCGAGGGGGTCGTGAACCATGGGATGTGGGAGCAGTGGGCACAGATGCAGGCGAAGGGCGATGCCGTGCTGTGGTTCACGCTGGAGGGGTTCTTCTGGTACCCGCGAACGCTGTTCGGAATCGAGCGGCACCTGTATGCGTTCTTCGATCAGCCTGAGCTGATGCGGCGGATGAATCAGGACCTCGTCGAGTGGCAGATCCGGGTGGTCGAGGAGCTGTGCGAGGTCTGCACGCCTGACTTCATGACCTTCGCCGAGGACCTGAGCTACAACCACGGGCCGATGCTGTCGAAGGCCATGTTCGACGAGTTCATCCTGCCCTACTACCAGCAGATCATCCCGCGTCTGCGCGAGCGTGGGATTATTCCGATCATCGACTCCGACGGCGATGTGACGGTCCCCGCCTACTGGTTCGAGGAGGCTGGGCTTGAGGGTATCCTGCCGCTGGAGCGCCAGGCCGGAGTCGATGTGGCACGTCTTCGGAGCGAACACCCGCGGATGCGGTTCATCGGGCACTTCGACAAGATGACCATGAACAAGGGCGAGGAGGCAATGCGTCGGGAGTTCGAGCGACTGCTCCCAACGGCTTCGCAGGGCGGGTACATCGTTAGCTGCGACCACCAGACACCGCCCGGCGTTTCCTATGACCAATACCAACTGTATCTGCGCCTGTTCCGCGAGTATGCGGAGGAGGCAGGGCAGAGATCACGGCAGTAG